In the genome of Planctomyces sp. SH-PL62, the window GGGATCCGCGACGTCCTCACCAAGAGCTTCGGCTCGCCCAACAAGCTCAACCTCGTCAAGGCCGCCATCCAGGGCCTCACCCAGCTCCGCACGAAGGAAGAGATCGCCCGCCTCCGGGGAGTCCAGATCTAATGCAATTGCACGACGTCCACGAAGGTATCCAGCGCCGTAAGAAGCGCAAGCGCGTCGGCCGGGGCGTCGGCTCCGGTCACGGCAAGACCTCCAGCAAGGGCCACAAGGGCCACAGCTCGCGCCAGGGCTTCAAGATCGGCGCCCTGTTCGAGGGCGGCCAGATCACCCTGGCCCGCCGGGTCCCCAAGCGGGGCTTCTTCAACGGCGCCTTCAAGAAGCACTTCGTCCTGGTCAACCTCGGCGAACTCGACAGCTTCTTCCCCGAGCCGGGGGTCGTCGACGAGGCCGCCCTCCGCGCCACGGGGCTGGTCAAGGGCTACGCCCACGACGGCATCAAGATCCTCGCCGACGGCGAGGTGACCAAGGCCTTCGAGATCCACGCCACCAAGTTCAGCGAGGCGGCCGTCGCCAAGATCGAGGCCGCCGGCGGCAAAGCCGTCGTCGCCCCCTACATCGGCAAGGTCGCCAAGCCGGACGAGACCTGCGGGTCCTGACCCGCCCCCGCTTTCATTCCGCCGCGGCGCGTCGATCGGCGATCGGCGCGTCGGCGGCGGTCCTATTTTGATCGAGACCCGGCGACGCCCCGCCGCGACGGCCCCGGACGGGCCCTCCCCCGGGGCTTCGCGACCCAATCGGCCCATACCGGCCCGAACGATGAACCACGGCCCCAGCGGAGGCGATCGCGCGTGGACAAGCTGATCACCATCTTCAAGATCCCCGAACTCCGGCGGAAGATCCTGTTCACCGCCCTGCTCCTGGCCATCTACCGGATCGGGTTCTACGTCCCGCTGCCGATCGTCAACCAGGCCCAGCTCCGAAACTGGGAAGAGCAGCTCAGCACCAACGCCGCCGGCAAGATCTTCGGCACCGTCGCGATGTTCGGCGGCACCTCGATCGGCATGAGCACGATCTTCGGCCTGGGCATCATGCCCTACATCTCCGCTTCAATCATCTTCCAGCTCCTGGGCAGCGTCGTCCCGTCGCTCGAGGCGATGATGAAGGAAGGAGAGAGCGGCCGCAAGCGGATCAATGAGTATACGCGATACGCCACGGTCGTCTTATGCGCCGTGCAGAGCGCGTTCTGGGTGCAATATATGATGAGCCCCCAGATGAACGTGGTCTTGCCGGAGTATCGCGACATCTGGCATGGCATGGTCTCCGTCTCGATCATGACGGCGGGGACGGTCTTCCTGATGTGGGTCGGCGAGCAGATCGACGAGTACGGCATCGGCAACGGCATCAGTCTGCTCATCATGGCGGGCATCCTCTCGCGCCTTCCCGTCGCCCTCCAGGGGCTTTGGCAGAACGCGACCACCCGACTCACCCCCGAGCCCGGCAAGTACGGCATCATCACGATCGCCCTGCTGCTGATCCTGTTCGTCGCGGTCGTCGTCGGCGTCGTGGCGATCACCGAGAGCCAGAGACGGATCCCGACCCAGTCGGCCAAGCACGTCAGGGGCCGTCGAGTCTTCGGCGGGACGCGACAGTACCTTCCGCTGAAGGTGAACCAGGCCGGCGTCATGCCGATCATCTTCGCCTCCAGCTTGCTCATCTTCCCGTCCCTGATCCTCAGCGCCCTGGCTCGCTCCACCGCCAGCCTTCGGTCGGACACCTGGTCGATCGGCTCGTTCTTCGCGACCACGCTCCAGGACCTCGCCGACGCCTTCCAGCGCCAGGGGTATCTGTACACGCTCTCCAACATCGTGATGATCTACTTCTTCTGCTACTTCTGGACGGCCATCACCTTCAACCCGAAGGACATGTCCGAGAACCTGAAGGACTACGGCAGCTTCATCCCGGGCTACCGCCCCGGGCGTCGCACGGCCGAGTACCTGGAGAAGGTCATGCTGCGGATCACTTACGTGGGGGCGGCCTTCCTGTCGCTCGTCGCGGTGATCCCGACGCTGGTCCAGAACGGCCTGAACGTCGACTTCACGGTGGCCCAGTTTCTGGGCGGCACCGGCCTGCTGATCGTCGTGAGCGTCTGCCTCGACCTGGTCCAGAAAATCGACAGCCACCTCGTGATGCGGAACTATTCGGGACTTGTGAATCGCAAGTGACCCCAGGAGTCGCCGCATCGTGTCATCGCAACACGGATCGGGCCGCCGTCCCACGCTTCCCCCCCTCCCCTCCGGAGCCCTTCGGCGTCCGGAGGGCATGGGCGGGCCGAAACCGGGATCGGGTCCGCCGCCGTCCCGGAGGACCCCCGTGATCCAGCTCAAAAGCCCCCGCGAGATCGCCCTGATGCGGGAAGCCGGGCGACTCGTCGCTCGGGCGCTCGGCGAGGCTCGCAAGCTGGCCGTGCCGGGGGCGACTACCGCCGATCTCGACGAGGCCGTGGCCTCGGTCTTCCGCGAGGCCGGTGCCACCCCCCTGTTCCTGGGCTATCCGTCCTCGATGCGGGGCAAGCCGCCGTTCCCGGCCGTCATCTGCTCCAGCGTCAACGAACACGTCGTCCACGGCATCCCCAACCGTCGCCCGTTGCGCGAAGGGGACGTCGTCGCGGTCGACACCGGCTGCCGCCTTAACGGCTGGTGCGGCGACTCCGCCGTCACCCTCCCCATCGGCCAGGTGGCGCCCGACGTCCAGAAGCTCCTGGATTGCACCTCCGAGACCCTGGACCTCGCCGTCCGCGCCATGGGGCGTTGCCGCTACTGGTCGGAAGTGGCCTCGTTGATGGAGCAGTACGTCAAAAGCCAGGGCTTCTACGTCATCGAAAAGTTCGTCGGCCACGGCATCGGCAAGGAGATGCACGAGGAACCGCAAGTTCCCAACTTCTTCAGCAAGGCGCTCCGCAAGCACGACATCCTGCTCGAGCCGGGCCTGGTGCTGGCGGTCGAGCCCATGGTGTCGATGGGGACGAAGGACGTGCGGACCCTGGACGACGGCTGGACCGTCGAGACCCGCGACCGCCGCCCCAGCGCCCACTTCGAACACACCATCGCGATGACGCCCGAAGGTCCCGAGATCCTCACGCTTCCCTGAGCGGACGGAGGAGGCCGGATGCGACGGGAACTCACGACCTCCAGTAGGAAATCGCGACGAAATTATCTTGACGAAAGTGGAAGCAGAGACCCTTGCGGAAGAGAAGGAAGATCGTTAGGATGGTCGAATTCCCCGGTGGGCCCGCCATGCCTCAGTGCGCCTGGGCTTCCTGACGCCCAGCGACCGTCGGGTCGATCGGCGAGCGCGATCATCGAGATTTCGGACGGCTGACGCGGGAATCGCGGCCGCTACGAATGCCGCGTCGCCCCCGGCTCGTTCCGGCCGCCGGCCGCACCGCCGGTGCCAGGTCTTCCCTCGAGGACGGACCTGGCGACCGATCGGCCGGGCGACCAATCGCCGGTGGACGATGGACGCCGCCGGGGCGGGCGAACCGGCGTCCCGACGGCGCATCCGCCGAGGGGCGGCGTCTCGGCCACGCAAGTCGGCGTTCCCACGGACAATACACAGGAAAGCAGCGACGGCCATGAAAGTGCGATCGAGCGTCAAGAGGATCTGCGAGAACTGCAAGATCGTGAGGCGGGCGGGCAAGGTCCTGGTGATCTGCTCGAACCCCCGACACAAGCAACGACAGGGCTGACGTCCGCGGCGCCCCCGGCCCAGCCGGTGTGCGTCGGGAGGGCGCGGCCGATCCCAACTTTAGTACAGCCGTGGATCGACGGAGACTGATGGAATGCCTCGTATTCTGGGCGTGGACATACCCAACGACAAGCGGACGGTGATCTCGCTGCGCTACATCTACGGGATCGGGCCGACCCTCGCAGCGCAACTCTGCGAGCGGGCCGGGATCGACCCGGAGAAGCGGGCCCGCGACCTGAGCGAGGATGATCTGGCGAAGCTGGCGGGCCTGCTCGACAACGAGTACACGGTCGAAGGCCAGCTCCGTCGTCAGGTCCAGCAGAACATCGGCCGGCTCCGCGAGATCGGTTGCTATCGGGGACTTCGGCACCGCAAGGGCCTCCCCGTCCGCGGCCAGCGGACCCGCACCAACGCCCGGACCCGCAAGGGGCCGAGGAAGACGGTGGCCGGCAAGAAGGGCGTCAAGGAGATGCGCTGAGGCCGCGACGGCCCGACCAGGGCTGTCGGCTCGCGCGTCGCATCGCGTCGCGGGTTCGCCCCGAGGCGAGGCGGCCGGGCCGGGACGCGGCGGGGGACGCGGATCGAGCATCGAGAATGGGCGGGCGCGAGGCGGCCGCTGGACGGTTGCGGGTCGTTCGATCCGCGGACGACACAAGCACGAATCAGTTAGACGAGGAGCGCAGGACCCGTGGCCAAGGCCAAGAAGCGGAAGACGCGACGCAACGTAAGCCGTGCGGTGGTGCATATCAAGGCGACGTTCAACAACACCACCGTGACCATCACCGATCCCAACGGCGACGCCCTTTGCTGGGCCTCGTCGGGGACCGTCGGCTTCAAGGGGAGCCGCAAGAGCACGCCGTTCGCCGCCCAGCGCGCCGCCGAGACGGCCGCCGCCTCGGCGACGAAGTACGGCGTCAAGGAGGTCGAGGTCAAGGTGAAGGGCCCCGGCTCCGGCCGCGAAAGCGCGATCACCGCGATCCAGGCCTCGGGCCTGTCGATCAAGGCGATCGAGGACGTCACCCCGCTGCCGCACAACGGCTGCCGCCCCCCCAAGAAGCGCCGCGTCTGACCGCCGGTCGCGCCGCGACGCCCGGGCCGGCGGAGCCCCCCCGCCCCGCCCGACGACATCCCCGCGTCGCGAACGCGACACCCCCCGGGGCCCGCAAGACGGGCCCCCCCCGCCGCACACGTACGAGTCAAACCAAACGTTCGAGGTTCGTTGGATCTACCATGGGACGATATACAGGACCGGTCTGCCGGCTTTGCCGCCGCGAGGGCGTCAACCTCTACCTCAAGGGGGCGAGGTGCTACAGCAACAAGTGCGCGATCGTGCGCCGGGACGGCGTCCCGGGCATGCACCAGTTCCGCCGCGGCAAGGCCAGCGAATACGCCATTCGGCTTCGTGAGAAGCAGAAGGTCAAGCGGTATTACGGCATCTTCGAGCGGCAGTTCCGCAAGTACTACGCCGAAGCCGCCCGCAAGAGCGGCAACACCGGCGACGCCCTGATGTCGCTGCTGGAGCGTCGGCTGGACAACGTGGTGGCGCGGCTCCAGTTCGCCGCCAGCCGCCCGCAGTCGCGACAGTTCATCCGTCACGGCCACATCCTGGTCAACGGCAAGAAGGTCGACATCCCGAGCTACCTCGTCCGCCCCGGCGACCAGGTCTCGGTCAAGAACCGCGAGCAGTCGCGGAATCTCGCCCTGGAGAACCAGGCGGCCGACTTCCTGGCCCCGGTCCCCGACTGGCTCGACCGGATCAGCACCGATCCCCCCGAAGGCCGCATCAGCCGCCTGCCGACCGTCCAGGACGTGGCTCTGCCGGTGACGCCGCAGTTGATCGTTGAGTTGTTGAGCCGCTGACCGCGTCCGGCCGAGAGCACCATCAGGGGGATTCATGATGCGTATCCGTTGGCGCGGCCTCGAACTGCCCAGCCGTGTCGTCTGCAACCGCGACAACCTCTCCGACACCTTCGGCGAGTTCCACGTCGAGCCGTTCGAGCGCGGCTTCGGCCACACCGTGGGCAACAGCCTGCGTCGCATCCTCCTCTCCAGCCTGGAGGGGAGCGCGATCACCAAGATCAAGATCCAGGGGGTCCAGCACGAGTTCTCGTCGATCCCCGGCATGGTGGACGACATCACGGATCTGGTGCTCAACATCAAGCTCCTGGTGGTGAAGAACCACTCGGAGCATCCCCGGACGATCCGGATCGATCGCGACCGTCGGGGCGTCGTCACCGCCGCGGACATCCTCCACGACGAGTCGATCGAGATCATCAATCCCGACCACATCCTCTGCACCCTGACCGACGACGTCCCCTTCCACCTGGAGATGACCGTCGAGAACGGGCGGGGCTACAAGACCGCCGCCGAGGGGCACACCGACGACCTGGAGATCGGCGTCATCCCGATCGACTCCAGCTTCAGCCCGGTCCACCGGGTCGAATACCACGTCGAGAACACCCGCGTCGGCCAGCGCACCAACTACGACAAGCTCATCGTCCGGATCTGGACCACCGGCGTCCTGAACCCCGAGATGGCCCTCGTCGAGGCCGCGAAGATCCTTCGCAAGCACCTCAACCCGTTCGTCCAGTACAACGAGCCGGGCCCCGGCCTCTCGATCGAGTCCGGCCCCTACGACGGCGGGAACTACGCCCCGCTCGACGCCGAACTCGAGCGTAAGCTCGACATGAGCCTGGCCGAGCTGGAGCTGTCCGTGCGGGCGACGAACTGCCTCGAAAGCGAGGGGATCACCACCGTCCGCCACCTGGTGAGCCGCTCCGAGGACCAGCTCCTCAACGTCCGCAACTTCGGCGAGACCACCCTCAAGGAGGTCCGGGCCAAGCTCCACGAGATCGGCCTCGACCTGGGCATGAACGTCCCCCCCAAGAGCTGACCGGTTTTCGCGACGTCCGCCCGGACCGCCGCCCCGCCCCCCGACGGCGCGACGGCCCCGGGCCGAACCGACGAAGCCCTTACGATCAGATAAGAAATTCGCCATGCGTCACAAGAAAGCCGGCCGCAAGTTCAAGCGTTCCCCCGAACACCGCCGCATGCTCCTGCGCAATCTGGCCACGGCGCTCCTGGAGCACGGCAAGATCACGACCACCGTCCCCAAGGCGAAGGAACTCCAGCCTTACGTCGAGAAGCTGATCACCTCCGCCAAGGAGGGCTTCAAGCTCGACCCCTTCCGCCGCAGCCTGGCCGTCCTCAATAACAAAGAGGTCGCCTACAAGCTGTTCCACGAGATCGGCCCCCGGTTCGCCAGCCGCCCCGGCGGCTACACCCGGATCTACAAGCTCGCCAAGGTCCGTCAGGGCGACGCCGCCGAGATGGCCGTCATCCAGCTCCTCGGCGAGAACGAGACGATCAAGACCCCCAGCCGCCCCGCCGTCGTCGCGGCCGAGGCTCCCACGGCCTGAGCGATCGCTTGATCGATCGAGCAGACGTCTCGCATGATGCGGGGCGGATCGGCCGCGAATCGGCCCGACCCGCCCCGCTCCCCGCCTTGCCAGCCTCGACCGCCTCCCCCCGCCCGCCTCCGGCCCCGGCCTTCGCATCCAGGAGCGCCGCACCATGAGCCGAGACCCCCGCTGCCTCTTCTGCAAGATCGTCCACGGCGAGATCCCGTCGGCCCGCGTCCTGGAAACGGACCAGGCGGTGGCGATCCTGGACATCAACCCGGTTTCTCACGGCCACGTCCTGATCATTCCTCGGTCGCACCACGCCGAGCTGGCGGAGTTGCCCGACGACCTTTCCGGTCACGTCGGCTCGCTCCTCCCTCGCCTGACCCGCGCCGTCGTCGCCGCGACCGGGGCGGACGGCTCGAACACGGTCATCAACAGCGGAAGCGTCGCCGGGCAGACCATCTTCCACTGCCACTGGCACGTCATCCCTCGGTTCTTCGACGACCCTGTGAGATGGCCCTGGCCTCATCATCCGTATGCTGGCGAGGAGATGGGCCGGATGGCCTCGAAGATCGCTCGCGAACTCGGCGCCCGCGCCGACGATTGAGGCGGCCGACGCCTCGTCCCGAACCCGCCCCCGGGTGGTCTTCCCCGTTTCCCGCGAAATCGGAACCGCCCTCGCGGCGTCCTTCTTTCCGGGAGTCCTCTCCATGACGTTCCGCACCCGAAGGATCGCGCCTCCCTCCCTCGTCCTGGCGCTCGGCGTTTTGCTGGCCTCGTCCTTTCCCCCCTGCCCGACTTCGGCCGCCGCCGACGCCCCCGCCCGGCTCGCCACGACCGGCCGATTCGATCTCAAAGGGGACGTGCCGCTGGACGACGGCCGCGTCGTCGCCGGCGACGGCTCGATCGGTCGCATGAACTGGGTCCCCGCGGATCGCGTCGGCGAGGGCTACACGATCAATTTCGCCATCAACCGGCTGGGCTGGCGTCGTCTGGCCGTCTCTTTCAGGCCGTCCCGGTCGGGGACGGTGACGTTGACCTTGATGGGACCCTGGGAGCAGTCGTCGGCGGGCGGCGTGCTCCGTCAGGAAGTGCTCTGGGACGACCTCCGCGTCGAGGGTGCGGAACTCGCCGCCGACCCTGGGTTCGAGTCGAAGAGGGGCTGGGAAGGGGCGGGAGTCGTCGAGCCTCCGCCCGCTGCGTCGGGTTCCCGAGTCGGCCGGACGTGGCACGACGAGACCCTCTCGACCAGGCTCGCCGTGAAGGCGGGGGTCCCGGTCGTGATCCATGTCCAGGCCCTCGCGCGGACGCCCGAAGGCTATAAGGACATGAAGCCTATCGTCGGCCGCGATACTCCCGCGCACCGACTGGCGAAGCAGTTCCTCCGCGGCGCCAACCTGGGGAACGGCCTGGAAGTCCCGCCGGGGCAGGACTGGGCCGTGAAGTACACCGGGGACGACGTGAAGCGCATCAAGGCGGAAGGGTTCGACCACATCCGCATACCCGTCGGCTGGCACCACTACGTCGGCCCCGCGCCCGATTACAAGCTCTCGCCCGACATCTTCAAGAAGGTGGATGACTTCCTCGACGCCGCCGCGCGCGAGGGCCTCGGGGCGATGATCAACATCCACCACTTCGACGATTTCACGGCCGACCCGGAGGGCCGGAAGGCCGAGTTCCTGGCGATCTGGCGGCAAGTCGCCGAGCATAACGCCGGGCGTCCCGCGAACGTCGCCTTCGAACTGCTGAACGAGCCCAAGGACGCCGCCACCACCGAGGTCGTCAATCGGATCTTCGCCGAGACCGTGAAGGTCATCCGCGAGTCGAACCCCGATCGGCTGATCGTCGCCGGCCCCGGGCGGTGGAATTCGATCTCCGAACTCCCCGCGTTCCGGCTGCCCGACGACGACGGCATCCTCGTCACCGTCCACTCGTACGACCCGTTCTTCTTCACCCATCAGGGGGCGTCCTGGACGAATCGCGGCGACGACGGCAGGCAGAAGGGGATCCGATTCCCCGGGCCGCCGGCTTCGCCGCTGTCGGCCGATCCCGCGCTTCGGCTCACGCCCGGCTTCCTGGCCTGGATCCACGAGTACAACACCGCCCCGGCCGCATCGAACCCGTCGAGCCCCGCCGTCATGGACAAGGCGGTCGAGGCGATCCGGGAGTGGTCCGAACACTACGGCCGTCCGGTCTACCTCGGGGAGTTCGGCGCGATCATGGCGGCCGACCCGGAGTCGCGGGCCAATTACTATCGCGAGTTCCGCAAGCGTCTGGAGAAGGCGGGCGTAGGCTGGGCGATCTGGGACTGGCACGCCGGCTTCAACTACTGGGACGTCGACGAAGACCGCCCGCTCCCCGGCCTCCGCGAGGCTCTTTTCGGCCGCCCGTGAACGCACGGAGAGGTCCCTCGGGCGCTGCATACGACATCCGGGCCGCGATGAGAACTCGTCGCCGGAAGTCGGATGTCAAGAGGAACCTCCCCGCAAGCCGATGGAGATCTTGCTCGCCCTCATCGGGTTCGACGCCCTTCCCTTCCAGCGAAGGGGGAGCGTCGTCCCGGCGTGGCTCGGCCGGCCCGGCCCGCCCGGTCCGTCGACGAAGCCGTCGCTCGCTCCCCCGTCAGGTCTTCGGGCCGCTTTCCTCGCCGAGAGGGAGGTCGAGACGCGAGGGGCGAGGCTGATCCACGCGGACCGGGGGAGAGAGCGAAAACGCGATCAGAGCTTCCACGGCCCTCGGCCCGATCCGCCGAGGATCGAGCGACCCGCCGTGAACGGAGCCGCCCCAGGCCGGGAGCCGAAACGAGCCGCCGGGGCCGATCTGGCGGAGGGGGCCGTCGCGGCTCACCTCACCAAACCCGGGGGCTTGACTTGGACACCTGGTTTGAAGGACATTTCGTGAGGGGCTTTGGACGTCCCGATTCGAGTTTTGAGGGGACGATTCGGGCTGCGACGAGGTGAGGGGATGGAGACGGGGGGTTTTCTGGTGGACGCATGGATAGATTAGGGGTGGCCGAGCGGTGTTTGACCTAACTGCTAAAACCATGCCCGGTTAGAGAAAACGGCGTGAAGTCGGCGGGACGCCTCGAAAACTTGACGGTTTTTCGAGGGGGCCTATAATTTTTCTGAATCCACCGACCGACGAGAGTTGGGCACGTAAAGAACAAGGCGCGAGCGCGCCGGCGATCTCTGATGGGATCGACGACGGCGTGAACCACGGAACCGGACTCGCGCCGGAATGGTCAGGAGAATCCCGTGCCCAGGCAATCCGACGCGACGAAAGCCGCCATAAAACACGCGGTCGACATCGTGGGGTTGGTGGGTGAATACCTACCTCTGCATCGGGCCGGATCGCGCTACAAGGCGCTCTGCCCGTTTCACGACGACCATAATCCGTCGTTGGAAGTGAATCCCGAGCGACAGACTTTCAAGTGCTGGGTCTGCGGCGCGGGGGGGGACGTCCTGGAGTTCGTGCTGAAGATCGAGCGGATCGAGTTCCCCGAGGCGTTGCGGATGCTGGCGGAGCGGGCGGGGATCACGCTGGAGAGCGGCCCGGCGTCGACCGTGCGGCCCGAGGGCCCGTCGAAGACGGAGCTGACGGGGGTGCTGGCGTGGGCGGAGGGGGCGTTCGAGGAGGCGTTGGGGCGGCATGAACCGGCTCGGGGGTACATCGAGGGGCGGGGGCTGACGGCGGAGACGGCGGCGCGGTTCCGTCTGGGGTACGCCCCGGACGATCCGGCCTGGCTGTTCGAGTCGGCCCGACGGCGAGGGGTGTCGACCGATCTGCTGGAGAAGGCGGGGTTGGCGGTTCGTCCCGAAGAGGGGCCTGGTAAGGTTCACGCGCGGTTTCGGGGTCGGCTGATCTTTCCGATTCATGACGAGCGGGGCCGTCCGGTGGGATTCGGGGGACGGATTCTGCCGGAAGCGGAGAGGGCGGCTTCGTCTCGGGGGTTTCGTGTCGCAAAATATGTTAACAGCCCTGAGACGGCCCTCTTCCAGAAGCGTCGGATCCTGTACGCGGCGGATCTTGCGAGGACGGCCTGTCGCGAGGCGGGCTGGGTCGCGGTGATGGAAGGGTACACGGACGTGATGGCGGCGCATCAGGTGGGGCTGGCGAACGTCGTGGCGACCCTGGGGACGGCGTTCGGCGACGACCACGTCCCCATGCTGCGACGGCTGGCCGACCGGGCGTGCCTGATCTACGACGGCGACGAGGCGGGGCAGTCCGCCGCCGAGCGGGCCCTCGAGATCTTCCTGGGACATGAGCTGGACGTGCGGGTGCTGTCGCTCCCCTCGGGCCTGGATCCTTGCGACTTCCTCTTGAGCGAAGGAGCCGACGCATTCCGCAAGCTGGCCGCCGAGGCGCTCGATCCGCTGACCTTCGTGCTCAACCGGGCCCGGTCGCGGTTCGACCTGGATTCGATCGAGGGTGCCCGTCGAGGGGCCGAGTGGGTGCTCGGCATCCTCTGCCGGGTCCCTTCCCGGCCGGGCACGGTGCAGGACCTGGCGCTGAACAAGGCGCTCGACTCGCTGGCCCACGCACTCCGGCTGCCGATCGGTCCCCTGGCGAGGCGGCTCAAGGAGCTGCGGGGGGCCTCGCGGCGAAGGGGGGCGGAGCGGGCCGGCCTCTCCCCCCCCTCGGGAGCGAACCCGGTCGAGGCGGCGACGGCACCCCCCCCTCCCCCCCCGGCCGACCTGCTGAGGGCGATGGACCCGGTGGAACGCGAACTGGTGGCGATCGTCGTGGCCCAGCCCGAGACGGTCGCCCGGCTGGTCGCCCGGGTCCCCCTGGCGGCGATCCGTGACGACTCCGCCCGCGCGATCCTGGACGCGGCCTATGATCTCTACGGTCAGGGCGAGACGCCGACCTTCGAGGCCATCAAAGACAATCTGGACGACCCCCGACCCCGGTCGGTCGTCGCCTACCTGAGCGACCTGCAAGACGGACTGGACCGCCCCGAACTGCAACCCCTGGACGCCGTCCAGTTCCCCCCGGGGACCTGGGGCGAGCGGCTCGACCCGGTGCTCGGCCGGCTCGCCGAACGCGAGCGGCTGACGCGGCTCGCCGACTTGCGGCAGGCCCTTGATGAGACCGACCGGGCGACCGAACCCGACGCTTACCGCGCCTTGCAACTGGAATATCGTCGACTACTGACTCAGCGGGTCGGGACTCCCGAGAAGAAGACGCGTCCCGATCCGACGTTTCGTGCGTGAGGGAGGAATGATGGATAAGCTGGACGAGGGCCTCAAAGCTCTCCTCGAACTGGGTAAGCGACGTGGTTTCCTGACGTTCGATCAGGTCAACGACGTCCTTCCCGACGACGCGACGAGCCCCGATCGCATCCACGGCCTGCTCGAGACGCTCGACGAGATGGGGGTCGAGCTGATCAACGAGGATGAGGCCGAGGCCCGCCTGCTGGCGTCCGGCGACCTCGACGACGAGTCCGAGGACCTCGCCGAGGCCGAGGAGGAGGAGGAAGAAGACGCCGAGCTCACGCCCGAGGAGCTGGAGGACATCTCCCGGCGGATCGACGACCCGGTCCGGATGTACCTCACCCAGATGGGCGAGATCCCCCTGCTCACCCGCGACCAGGAGATCAACCTCGCCAAGAAGATCGAGGTCACCCGCAAGAAGTTCCGCCGCAAGGTCCTGGAGTGTCACTTCGCCCTGGCGCTGGTGGTCGACGTCCTCAAGAAGGTCTCCGACGGCGAGCTGCCGTTCGACCGCACCGTCAAGGTCTCGGTCACCGAGAACCTCGAGAAGGACCAGATCCTCGGCCGGATGCCCCACAACCTCGCGACGCTCTCCCACCTGATGGAGTGCAACGTCCGCGACTTCAAGGCGTTCATCCGCGACCGCGAGCCGACCTCCCGCGCCG includes:
- the rplO gene encoding 50S ribosomal protein L15; its protein translation is MQLHDVHEGIQRRKKRKRVGRGVGSGHGKTSSKGHKGHSSRQGFKIGALFEGGQITLARRVPKRGFFNGAFKKHFVLVNLGELDSFFPEPGVVDEAALRATGLVKGYAHDGIKILADGEVTKAFEIHATKFSEAAVAKIEAAGGKAVVAPYIGKVAKPDETCGS
- the secY gene encoding preprotein translocase subunit SecY, yielding MDKLITIFKIPELRRKILFTALLLAIYRIGFYVPLPIVNQAQLRNWEEQLSTNAAGKIFGTVAMFGGTSIGMSTIFGLGIMPYISASIIFQLLGSVVPSLEAMMKEGESGRKRINEYTRYATVVLCAVQSAFWVQYMMSPQMNVVLPEYRDIWHGMVSVSIMTAGTVFLMWVGEQIDEYGIGNGISLLIMAGILSRLPVALQGLWQNATTRLTPEPGKYGIITIALLLILFVAVVVGVVAITESQRRIPTQSAKHVRGRRVFGGTRQYLPLKVNQAGVMPIIFASSLLIFPSLILSALARSTASLRSDTWSIGSFFATTLQDLADAFQRQGYLYTLSNIVMIYFFCYFWTAITFNPKDMSENLKDYGSFIPGYRPGRRTAEYLEKVMLRITYVGAAFLSLVAVIPTLVQNGLNVDFTVAQFLGGTGLLIVVSVCLDLVQKIDSHLVMRNYSGLVNRK
- the map gene encoding type I methionyl aminopeptidase; its protein translation is MIQLKSPREIALMREAGRLVARALGEARKLAVPGATTADLDEAVASVFREAGATPLFLGYPSSMRGKPPFPAVICSSVNEHVVHGIPNRRPLREGDVVAVDTGCRLNGWCGDSAVTLPIGQVAPDVQKLLDCTSETLDLAVRAMGRCRYWSEVASLMEQYVKSQGFYVIEKFVGHGIGKEMHEEPQVPNFFSKALRKHDILLEPGLVLAVEPMVSMGTKDVRTLDDGWTVETRDRRPSAHFEHTIAMTPEGPEILTLP
- the rpmJ gene encoding 50S ribosomal protein L36, with translation MKVRSSVKRICENCKIVRRAGKVLVICSNPRHKQRQG
- the rpsM gene encoding 30S ribosomal protein S13; protein product: MPRILGVDIPNDKRTVISLRYIYGIGPTLAAQLCERAGIDPEKRARDLSEDDLAKLAGLLDNEYTVEGQLRRQVQQNIGRLREIGCYRGLRHRKGLPVRGQRTRTNARTRKGPRKTVAGKKGVKEMR
- the rpsK gene encoding 30S ribosomal protein S11, encoding MAKAKKRKTRRNVSRAVVHIKATFNNTTVTITDPNGDALCWASSGTVGFKGSRKSTPFAAQRAAETAAASATKYGVKEVEVKVKGPGSGRESAITAIQASGLSIKAIEDVTPLPHNGCRPPKKRRV
- the rpsD gene encoding 30S ribosomal protein S4, translating into MGRYTGPVCRLCRREGVNLYLKGARCYSNKCAIVRRDGVPGMHQFRRGKASEYAIRLREKQKVKRYYGIFERQFRKYYAEAARKSGNTGDALMSLLERRLDNVVARLQFAASRPQSRQFIRHGHILVNGKKVDIPSYLVRPGDQVSVKNREQSRNLALENQAADFLAPVPDWLDRISTDPPEGRISRLPTVQDVALPVTPQLIVELLSR
- a CDS encoding DNA-directed RNA polymerase subunit alpha, whose protein sequence is MRIRWRGLELPSRVVCNRDNLSDTFGEFHVEPFERGFGHTVGNSLRRILLSSLEGSAITKIKIQGVQHEFSSIPGMVDDITDLVLNIKLLVVKNHSEHPRTIRIDRDRRGVVTAADILHDESIEIINPDHILCTLTDDVPFHLEMTVENGRGYKTAAEGHTDDLEIGVIPIDSSFSPVHRVEYHVENTRVGQRTNYDKLIVRIWTTGVLNPEMALVEAAKILRKHLNPFVQYNEPGPGLSIESGPYDGGNYAPLDAELERKLDMSLAELELSVRATNCLESEGITTVRHLVSRSEDQLLNVRNFGETTLKEVRAKLHEIGLDLGMNVPPKS
- the rplQ gene encoding 50S ribosomal protein L17; its protein translation is MRHKKAGRKFKRSPEHRRMLLRNLATALLEHGKITTTVPKAKELQPYVEKLITSAKEGFKLDPFRRSLAVLNNKEVAYKLFHEIGPRFASRPGGYTRIYKLAKVRQGDAAEMAVIQLLGENETIKTPSRPAVVAAEAPTA
- a CDS encoding HIT family protein, giving the protein MSRDPRCLFCKIVHGEIPSARVLETDQAVAILDINPVSHGHVLIIPRSHHAELAELPDDLSGHVGSLLPRLTRAVVAATGADGSNTVINSGSVAGQTIFHCHWHVIPRFFDDPVRWPWPHHPYAGEEMGRMASKIARELGARADD